GGCTGCGGGGGGCGCCGGTCTTCCGGCTTCGAGCCATCGTGTTACCGGAAGAGTTGGCCGAATCTCTTGCCCAAAACGAGCGCTGCGGCGAGCAGGGCTCCACCCAGAATCAGCATTCCCAGCACGCCCAAGGCGCAGGCCACGGCGGCGGATGAAGGCTCGATCCGGCCCATGAGGATCCAGATCATTTTGGTGATGGGAAAGTAGTTTTCCTTCATGGCGAGCACGATGCTGTCGCTGACTTCGAGCATGGCGAATGCGAAAGTCAGAATCGTTCCCGCGATCAAGTTGGCGGCGACGAGAGGAAGCGTAATGCGCCGGAGGGTGGTCCACGGGGTCGCGCCGAGATTCGACGATGCTTCTTCGAGGGTGACGCTCGATTGTTGGAAGCCCGCCACCGCCGTGCGGACGATGTAGGGAAGCCTCCTGACCGCATATCCGATGATGAGCAACAGCGTGGGATTCTCCCGGGGATCGATCCATCGATTGAGCGTTGGAAAGCTCGAGTCCGGGATGTCGAACGCCGCGACATAGCCAAAGGCCAGAACGATGCCGGGAAGGGCGAGCGGAACCATCGCCAAGGCATCCAGCATCCAGGCCCCCGGAAGCCGGGTGCGGGTCAGGATCCAGGCGATGCCGATGCCCAGGAACAGATCGAGACCGGCACTCAAACTCGAGAAAACGAGGCTATTCCTGATGCTGCTGGCGGTGAGGGGATGATTCCAAACTTCCTGATAATGGGCGAGGGTCCAATCGGTCGGCCACGCGGATAGAATCCATTGACCTGCGAAAGACTGGAGGACCACAGCGAGGTGGGGAAGAAGCGAGATGAGCATGAACACGGCCAAACCCGTGCCGGCGAGAAAGGCCTGGGTTCCTCGAAGTGGTTTTCCGGACCCATGACTTTGCGCGCGGGCGAACATTTCGTGACGCTGTCCTGCCAGGCAGGCGCGTCCGAAAAGGAACAGCCCCAGACTGAGGACCAACACGAGCGTGACGAGGGCGTAGCCTTGTGGATTGCCTTGCAGTTCGGTGAGAGCGTCGAACAACTGGACGGGGACCACGCGCGACACGCCGAAGATCAAGGGAGTGCCGAGGTCCGTGAAGGACCAGATGAAGACGAGCGCGGCGCCGGCGAAGTATCCTGGCATGACGAGCGGCAGGGTGATGGTGCGAAAGACGCGCCAGCCTGAAGCTCCCATATTGCGGGCGGCTTCGAGCAGGGAGGGATCGACATTGGCCATGGCGGCGGCGAGATTGAGGTAGAGGATGGGGTGGAGGTTGAGCGATTGGAGCAGCACCATGCCGGCGAGCGCGTTGCTGCCCAGCCAGTCCGGAGGGTCTTCGGGCGAGGCCCATCCCGCTTGAATCAGGATCAGGTTGACCGTGCCGTACTTGGCGAAGAGTTGGCGCAGGCCGATTGCGCCCACGAAGGGGGGGAGCACCATGGGCAGGAGAAGAAGACCCGCGAACCAGGTCTTGGCGGGGAACTCGCATCGGACCATGAGGTGGGCCATGGCGAAGGCGAGGACGGATACGGTCGCGGTCGTCAGCGTGGCGAGCAGCAGGCTTTGCCACAGCGACGCTTGCAAGAGGGGGCTTTCCAACAGGACACGAAAATGGGTGAGCGTCAGACCTTGATCGTCGAAGAACGCCCTGCGCAGCAGATGCGAGACCGGATACGCGAGGAACAGCCCGAAGAAAGCCAGGATTGCGAAAGCCAGTCCGGCGGCGGGGAGGAGAGCTGTTGCGCGGCGCGAGGATTTCCGCCACCGTGGTTGCACGCGTTGACGGTGAACCGTGCGGCGGCTACCTTGCAAGCGTCAAACTTATGATGGCATCCACATCCAAAGCCGGTTCTCCTCCGGCGTCCAGTTACCGCATCGCCGACGAGAGGCTGGTGAAGCTGACCGAAAACGCTGCTCGCAAGGTGGTGTCGTTGCTTTCGAGGCAGGGTCGTTTGCACGGCGTGCTGCGCGTGGCGGTGATCGGCGGCGGCTGCTCCGGAATGCAATACAAGATGGATCTGCAGGATGGTCCGGCCGCGAGGGATTTCCTG
This genomic window from Verrucomicrobiota bacterium contains:
- a CDS encoding iron ABC transporter permease, encoding MAFAILAFFGLFLAYPVSHLLRRAFFDDQGLTLTHFRVLLESPLLQASLWQSLLLATLTTATVSVLAFAMAHLMVRCEFPAKTWFAGLLLLPMVLPPFVGAIGLRQLFAKYGTVNLILIQAGWASPEDPPDWLGSNALAGMVLLQSLNLHPILYLNLAAAMANVDPSLLEAARNMGASGWRVFRTITLPLVMPGYFAGAALVFIWSFTDLGTPLIFGVSRVVPVQLFDALTELQGNPQGYALVTLVLVLSLGLFLFGRACLAGQRHEMFARAQSHGSGKPLRGTQAFLAGTGLAVFMLISLLPHLAVVLQSFAGQWILSAWPTDWTLAHYQEVWNHPLTASSIRNSLVFSSLSAGLDLFLGIGIAWILTRTRLPGAWMLDALAMVPLALPGIVLAFGYVAAFDIPDSSFPTLNRWIDPRENPTLLLIIGYAVRRLPYIVRTAVAGFQQSSVTLEEASSNLGATPWTTLRRITLPLVAANLIAGTILTFAFAMLEVSDSIVLAMKENYFPITKMIWILMGRIEPSSAAVACALGVLGMLILGGALLAAALVLGKRFGQLFR
- a CDS encoding iron-sulfur cluster assembly accessory protein translates to MASTSKAGSPPASSYRIADERLVKLTENAARKVVSLLSRQGRLHGVLRVAVIGGGCSGMQYKMDLQDGPAARDFLVESSGVKVVVDPKSALYVSGSELDYVEALEDGGFKVKNPNAATSCSCGESFSA